From a region of the Listeria monocytogenes ATCC 19117 genome:
- a CDS encoding phosphatase PAP2 family protein, whose amino-acid sequence MNTNRKKATPLFVIGGFCLILFITIASAIATESNWVARFDLSWIEKIRGGIQPDKTAIVKFLTTLGSAETTIILTIVVVLILFFLRKFVVGLWFGGTMLVCGVVLNLVLKSLVGRTRPASVNWLVSESGFSFPSGHATATAVFYGLAAMFLIFTVPKMWQKIVIGIIGYGFILFVMYTRVYLGVHFPTDVLGGFFLGTASVFISLGVYFLVRKPLHNLLVKWRIKDKSITE is encoded by the coding sequence ATGAATACAAATCGTAAAAAAGCAACACCGTTATTCGTTATTGGCGGATTTTGCCTTATTTTATTTATTACTATCGCTTCCGCTATCGCAACAGAAAGTAACTGGGTAGCACGTTTTGACTTAAGCTGGATTGAAAAAATCCGCGGCGGCATTCAACCGGATAAAACAGCCATTGTTAAATTTCTAACTACTTTAGGAAGCGCAGAAACGACAATTATTTTGACTATCGTAGTCGTTCTTATTTTATTCTTTTTACGAAAATTTGTTGTCGGACTTTGGTTTGGTGGAACGATGCTTGTTTGTGGAGTAGTCTTAAATCTTGTCTTGAAAAGTTTGGTTGGTCGTACGCGTCCAGCTAGCGTGAACTGGTTAGTAAGCGAGTCAGGCTTTAGTTTCCCAAGTGGACATGCGACGGCAACGGCTGTTTTTTATGGTCTTGCAGCGATGTTCTTGATTTTCACAGTGCCAAAAATGTGGCAAAAAATCGTTATCGGTATTATCGGTTATGGTTTTATCCTGTTTGTCATGTATACACGCGTTTATCTTGGTGTGCATTTCCCGACGGATGTACTTGGTGGATTTTTCCTTGGTACAGCATCGGTATTTATCTCACTAGGCGTTTATTTCTTAGTACGAAAACCATTACATAATTTACTTGTGAAATGGCGGATTAAAGATAAAAGTATTACAGAATAA
- the dapF gene encoding diaminopimelate epimerase — protein sequence METIHFTKVHGSQNDFFLVDEEENHITEWSDEKRANFAIKLCDRKHSLGGADGILYVTKSSEVGPIGQMRVVNSDGSIASMCGNGLRTVARYLLEKHALTDAKVETMKAILDVKKATSLGFDIPTYQVEISPVKFAAETLPMHVGVEKLFNQVIPELDAELAFSAVSVPNPHLITFVDQAVLDSDKQEKLASYLNSENPYFPDGVNVSFVKRLSDDAIYVRTFERGVGFTNACGTAMSACSLIKKMLDNDILETPLNVYNDGGRVQVTAKKDAAGEISLQLIGNATFVSKGSVRYENDVVTELTNEATAEQAQYQALVKEVKEFLKTTE from the coding sequence ATGGAAACAATTCACTTTACAAAAGTACATGGTTCGCAAAACGATTTTTTCTTAGTTGATGAAGAGGAAAATCACATCACAGAATGGTCGGATGAAAAACGTGCTAATTTTGCGATAAAGCTTTGCGATAGAAAGCACTCGCTTGGCGGGGCAGACGGAATTTTATATGTCACAAAAAGCAGTGAAGTTGGACCAATTGGCCAAATGCGTGTCGTTAATTCAGATGGCTCAATTGCTTCGATGTGCGGGAATGGCTTAAGAACGGTAGCTCGCTATTTACTTGAGAAACATGCTTTGACAGATGCAAAAGTAGAAACTATGAAAGCGATACTTGATGTCAAAAAAGCAACTTCGCTTGGTTTTGATATTCCAACCTATCAAGTGGAAATTTCTCCTGTTAAATTTGCAGCAGAAACATTACCGATGCATGTAGGCGTGGAAAAATTATTTAATCAAGTTATCCCAGAACTTGATGCAGAACTCGCTTTTTCTGCTGTTTCTGTTCCTAATCCGCATTTGATTACATTTGTGGACCAAGCTGTGCTAGATTCCGATAAACAAGAAAAATTAGCAAGTTATTTAAATAGCGAAAATCCGTATTTCCCAGATGGCGTGAATGTAAGCTTTGTGAAACGTTTAAGCGATGATGCTATTTATGTGCGTACTTTTGAACGCGGCGTCGGTTTTACGAATGCATGTGGAACAGCGATGTCGGCTTGTAGTTTGATTAAAAAAATGTTAGATAATGATATATTGGAAACGCCGCTAAATGTTTATAATGATGGCGGAAGAGTGCAAGTAACTGCGAAAAAAGATGCTGCTGGTGAAATTTCGCTACAACTGATTGGCAATGCCACTTTTGTTAGCAAAGGTTCCGTTCGTTATGAAAATGATGTCGTTACAGAGCTTACAAATGAAGCGACAGCTGAACAAGCTCAGTATCAGGCGCTTGTAAAAGAAGTAAAAGAATTTCTAAAAACAACCGAATGA
- the cspB gene encoding cold-shock protein CspB, with the protein MQTGTVKWFNSEKGFGFIEVEGGDDVFVHFSAIEGEGFKTLDEGQSVEFEIVEGQRGPQAEKVTKL; encoded by the coding sequence ATGCAAACAGGTACAGTTAAATGGTTTAACAGTGAAAAAGGCTTCGGTTTCATCGAAGTAGAAGGCGGAGATGATGTATTCGTACACTTCAGCGCTATCGAAGGTGAAGGATTCAAAACTTTAGACGAAGGTCAAAGCGTTGAATTTGAAATCGTTGAAGGCCAACGTGGCCCACAAGCAGAAAAAGTTACTAAACTTTAA